In Tripterygium wilfordii isolate XIE 37 chromosome 15, ASM1340144v1, whole genome shotgun sequence, one DNA window encodes the following:
- the LOC120016170 gene encoding protein XRI1-like isoform X2 has product MDNRSSLTSKSSGECWNWQGNGCLQNESNIVTLNEEDVSYMYDEETTPIKDCGDLAYNMTHSGNMNKEPEGCKENSLQVKRRRMLQFDTPVVDPAFQYGELSSTFIKSNERENLVEDVSNDMSEWVSTFSGNATASSVEGLDLLTEGWIAECFNDNEMHFDPTEMNYAGADDVEIDISELCNFSPETEVNVDQHHIKRTPSNIIFKGKKSVIHTPTKLAASVAYPFAFIKPCEFQGDTTLKDINQRILTPPSKSKQKNEDPLDYPTSAFSGKPVVGKTKIHTDGGRGSITIMRTKG; this is encoded by the exons ATGGACAATCGGTCCTCACTGACCTCCAAGTCCAG TGGCGAGTGTTGGAACTGGCAAGGGAATGGCTGTTTACAAAATGAATCTAATATCG TGACGCTGAATGAGGAAGACGTATCCTACATGTACGATGAGGAAACAACCCCAATTAAGGATTGCGGAGATTTGGCATACAATATGACTCACAGTG GCAATATGAACAAGGAACCAGAAGGATGCAAGGAGAATTCTTTACAAGTAAAGAGGCGTAGGATGCTACAGTTTGATACTCCAGTAGTAGATCCTGCCTTCCAGTATGGAGAACTCTCATCCACCTTTATAAAATCAAAT GAGAGGGAGAACTTGGTTGAAGATGTTTCTAATGACATGTCAGAGTGGGTTTCTACCTTTTCAG GAAATGCAACTGCTTCCAGTGTTGAGGGCCTGGATCTTTTGACCGAGGGGTGGATTGCTGAATGCTTTAATGATAATGAGATGCATTTTGATCCTACTGAAAT GAATTATGCAGGAGCAGATGATGTTGAAATTGACATATCAG AGTTATGCAATTTTTCTCCAGAGACTGAAGTTAATGTGGATCAACATCATATTAAGCGGACTCCTTCAAATATTATATTCAAAG GTAAGAAATCTGTGATACACACCCCTACTAAGTTAGCTGCTTCCGTTGCCTATCCATTTGCTTTCATCAAACCCTGTGAGTTCCAAGGAGACACGACTCTGAAGGACATAAACCAGCGGATCCTCACTCCACcatcaaaatcaaagcaaaagaATGAAGATCCTCTTGATTACCCCACATCAGCATTTTCTGGGAAGCCTGTTGTTGGAAAGACTAAAATTCACACCGATGGAGGAAGAGGTAGCATCACAATCATGAGAACCAAAGGCTGA
- the LOC120016170 gene encoding protein XRI1-like isoform X1, whose product MHCMLFHFPCLLFKSSLASVGTGKGMAVYKMNLISVVTLNEEDVSYMYDEETTPIKDCGDLAYNMTHSGNMNKEPEGCKENSLQVKRRRMLQFDTPVVDPAFQYGELSSTFIKSNERENLVEDVSNDMSEWVSTFSGNATASSVEGLDLLTEGWIAECFNDNEMHFDPTEMNYAGADDVEIDISELCNFSPETEVNVDQHHIKRTPSNIIFKGKKSVIHTPTKLAASVAYPFAFIKPCEFQGDTTLKDINQRILTPPSKSKQKNEDPLDYPTSAFSGKPVVGKTKIHTDGGRGSITIMRTKG is encoded by the exons ATGCACTGCATGCTCTTTCATTTTCCCTGTTTGCTTTTCAAATCCTCCT TGGCGAGTGTTGGAACTGGCAAGGGAATGGCTGTTTACAAAATGAATCTAATATCGGTAG TGACGCTGAATGAGGAAGACGTATCCTACATGTACGATGAGGAAACAACCCCAATTAAGGATTGCGGAGATTTGGCATACAATATGACTCACAGTG GCAATATGAACAAGGAACCAGAAGGATGCAAGGAGAATTCTTTACAAGTAAAGAGGCGTAGGATGCTACAGTTTGATACTCCAGTAGTAGATCCTGCCTTCCAGTATGGAGAACTCTCATCCACCTTTATAAAATCAAAT GAGAGGGAGAACTTGGTTGAAGATGTTTCTAATGACATGTCAGAGTGGGTTTCTACCTTTTCAG GAAATGCAACTGCTTCCAGTGTTGAGGGCCTGGATCTTTTGACCGAGGGGTGGATTGCTGAATGCTTTAATGATAATGAGATGCATTTTGATCCTACTGAAAT GAATTATGCAGGAGCAGATGATGTTGAAATTGACATATCAG AGTTATGCAATTTTTCTCCAGAGACTGAAGTTAATGTGGATCAACATCATATTAAGCGGACTCCTTCAAATATTATATTCAAAG GTAAGAAATCTGTGATACACACCCCTACTAAGTTAGCTGCTTCCGTTGCCTATCCATTTGCTTTCATCAAACCCTGTGAGTTCCAAGGAGACACGACTCTGAAGGACATAAACCAGCGGATCCTCACTCCACcatcaaaatcaaagcaaaagaATGAAGATCCTCTTGATTACCCCACATCAGCATTTTCTGGGAAGCCTGTTGTTGGAAAGACTAAAATTCACACCGATGGAGGAAGAGGTAGCATCACAATCATGAGAACCAAAGGCTGA
- the LOC120016170 gene encoding protein XRI1-like isoform X3, which yields MAVYKMNLISVVTLNEEDVSYMYDEETTPIKDCGDLAYNMTHSGNMNKEPEGCKENSLQVKRRRMLQFDTPVVDPAFQYGELSSTFIKSNERENLVEDVSNDMSEWVSTFSGNATASSVEGLDLLTEGWIAECFNDNEMHFDPTEMNYAGADDVEIDISELCNFSPETEVNVDQHHIKRTPSNIIFKGKKSVIHTPTKLAASVAYPFAFIKPCEFQGDTTLKDINQRILTPPSKSKQKNEDPLDYPTSAFSGKPVVGKTKIHTDGGRGSITIMRTKG from the exons ATGGCTGTTTACAAAATGAATCTAATATCGGTAG TGACGCTGAATGAGGAAGACGTATCCTACATGTACGATGAGGAAACAACCCCAATTAAGGATTGCGGAGATTTGGCATACAATATGACTCACAGTG GCAATATGAACAAGGAACCAGAAGGATGCAAGGAGAATTCTTTACAAGTAAAGAGGCGTAGGATGCTACAGTTTGATACTCCAGTAGTAGATCCTGCCTTCCAGTATGGAGAACTCTCATCCACCTTTATAAAATCAAAT GAGAGGGAGAACTTGGTTGAAGATGTTTCTAATGACATGTCAGAGTGGGTTTCTACCTTTTCAG GAAATGCAACTGCTTCCAGTGTTGAGGGCCTGGATCTTTTGACCGAGGGGTGGATTGCTGAATGCTTTAATGATAATGAGATGCATTTTGATCCTACTGAAAT GAATTATGCAGGAGCAGATGATGTTGAAATTGACATATCAG AGTTATGCAATTTTTCTCCAGAGACTGAAGTTAATGTGGATCAACATCATATTAAGCGGACTCCTTCAAATATTATATTCAAAG GTAAGAAATCTGTGATACACACCCCTACTAAGTTAGCTGCTTCCGTTGCCTATCCATTTGCTTTCATCAAACCCTGTGAGTTCCAAGGAGACACGACTCTGAAGGACATAAACCAGCGGATCCTCACTCCACcatcaaaatcaaagcaaaagaATGAAGATCCTCTTGATTACCCCACATCAGCATTTTCTGGGAAGCCTGTTGTTGGAAAGACTAAAATTCACACCGATGGAGGAAGAGGTAGCATCACAATCATGAGAACCAAAGGCTGA
- the LOC120016366 gene encoding 40S ribosomal protein S7-like: MFSAQNKIRKDKAAEPTEFEESVAQALFDLENSNHELKSEIKDLFINSAVQLDVAGNQKALVIHVPYRLRKAYRKIHVRLVRELEKKFGGKHVILVATRRIVRPPKKGSAVQRPRSRTLTAVHEAILEDVVLPAEIVGKRVRYRIDGSKIMKVFLDSKEKNNTENKLVTFSAVYKKLTGKDVVFEFPATEA; the protein is encoded by the exons ATGTTTTCGGCGCAGAATAAGATTCGTAAAGATAAGGCTGCTGAGCCGACTGAATTTGAGGAGTCCGTGGCACAG GCTCTCTTTGATTTGGAAAATAGTAATCATGAGCTGAAAAGTGAAATCAAGGATCTTTTCATAAATTCAGCAGT TCAGCTGGATGTTGCTGGAAATCAAAAGGCCCTTGTGATCCATGTCCCTTACAGATTGAGAAAAGCCTACCGCAAGATTCATGTTAGGCTTGTGAGAGAGCTTGAGAAAAAGTTCGGTGGGAAG CATGTAATCCTAGTTGCCACCCGGAGGATAGTGAGGCCTCCAAAGAAGGGATCTGCTGTTCAACGGCCACGCTCCCGCACGCTGACTGCTGTGCATGAGGCAATACTTGAGGATGTTGTGTTGCCTGCTGAGATTGTTGGGAAGCGCGTTAGATACCGAATTGATGGATCCAAAATAATGAAG GTCTTCTTGGACTCAAAGGAGAAAAACAACACAGAGAATAAGCTGGTTACCTTCTCTGCAGTTTACAAGAAACTTACTGGAAAAGACGTCGTATTCGAGTTTCCTGCAACAGAAGCATAG
- the LOC120016368 gene encoding olee1-like protein, with amino-acid sequence MAKNVAATTLFMAAVLCFSSLVSASARAPASTPARAPASAPVSNDILYVEGRVYCDTCRVQFETKLTEYMEAASVRLQCRNRTSDKITYTFEELTDSNGIYHIPVEGDHEEEICEVKLLKSSRDDCSERATRRLTGRVLITKNVGVATPIRYANSLGFMKKEPLPGCTQELQRMGFLPLD; translated from the exons ATGGCGAAGAACGTGGCCGCCACCACCCTCTTCATGGCAGCCGTTCTCTGCTTCTCTTCCCTAGTCTCTGCCTCTGCCCGTGCACCCGCCTCCACCCCTGCCCGTGCCCCTGCCTCCGCCCCTGTCTCCAACGACATCTTGTACGTAGAGGGCAGAGTCTATTGTGACACATGCCGCGTCCAATTCGAGACCAAACTCACCGAGTACATGGAAG CTGCGAGTGTGCGCTTGCAATGCAGGAACAGAACATCAGATAAAATTACCTATACTTTCGAGGAACTGACGGACAGCAATGGGATTTATCATATCCCGGTTGAGGGTGATCACGAGGAGGAAATATGCGAGGTTAAACTGCTGAAAAGTTCGAGGGACGATTGTTCAGAGAGAGCGACGAGAAGGCTGACTGGCAGAGTCCTCATCACCAAGAATGTTGGTGTGGCCACGCCTATTCGTTATGCCAATTCTTTGGGGTTCATGAAGAAGGAACCTCTTCCTGGGTGCACTCAAGAGCTTCAACGCATGGGTTTCCTTCCTTTAGACTAA
- the LOC120016365 gene encoding geraniol 8-hydroxylase-like: MELHIFLFCLPLFFLLLLKPFLRRATNLPPGPSSLPLIGSLRHLSPRLHESLYNLAKLHGPIITLYLGSITTIVVSSPETAKQVLQIHDQDFSERYIPDVITAQPNPESTLAWVPGNQRWRNRRRICITQMFTKQRLDSQQHLRHLKVQQLIEQIKKLYVLGKQVDIGQVAFATTLNLISNAIFSVDIIDTDFEKAQEFKDLVWRIMEDAGKQNLSDIFPVLKLFDLQGLRRHVRPAYMRLHEIFDEMIEKRLESRKIGSERSGDFLDVLLDQCDEPGSDFDRHNIKPLILDLFIAGSDTSAITTEWAMAELLRNREVLQKLRRELIEVIGTDRAMQDSDIDQLPYLQAVVKETLRLHPPVPLLLPYKAVNNVEILGFNVPKNSRVLVNAWALGRDPKYWNDDPLLFCPERFLGSNDLDFKGRDFEYIPFGAGRRICPGLPLATRMVHLILGSIVHEFDWKLPEDVVSPMELNMEEMFGATLKKAVPLCAIPIQANNN; this comes from the exons ATGGAACTTCACATCTTCCTTTTCTGCCTtcccctcttcttcctcctcctcctcaaacCCTTCCTCCGCCGTGCGACCAACCTCCCCCCTGGTCCTTCCTCCCTTCCCCTAATTGGCTCCCTCCGTCACCTCAGCCCCCGCCTCCACGAGTCTCTCTACAACCTCGCAAAACTCCATGGCCCTATAATAACACTCTACCTAGGCTCCATCACCACCATAGTTGTCTCCTCCCCTGAAACCGCCAAACAAGTCCTCCAAATCCATGACCAGGACTTCTCCGAGCGCTACATCCCTGACGTCATTACTGCCCAACCTAACCCTGAGTCTACCCTTGCATGGGTACCTGGCAACCAACGATGGCGCAACCGTAGACGTATATGCATCACCCAGATGTTCACTAAGCAACGTCTTGACTCCCAGCAACACCTACGCCACCTAAAAGTCCAACAACTCATTGAACAAATCAAAAAACTGTATGTTTTGGGCAAACAAGTTGATATTGGCCAGGTTGCTTTTGCAACTACATTGAACTTGATATCGAACGCTATATTCTCAGTTGATATAATAGACACAGATTTTGAAAAGGCTCAGGAGTTTAAAGACCTTGTGTGGAGGATCATGGAGGATGCTGGGAAACAGAATTTATCTGATATTTTTCCGGTGTTGAAGTTGTTTGATTTGCAGGGATTGAGGAGGCATGTAAGGCCTGCTTACATGAGGTTGCATGAGATATTTGATGAGATGATTGAGAAGCGTTTGGAGAGCAGGAAAATTGGGAGTGAAAGAAGTGGAGATTTCTTGGATGTTCTTCTTGATCAGTGCGACGAACCAGGGTCTGACTTTGATAGACATAATATCAAGCCTTTGATTCTT GACTTGTTCATTGCTGGAAGTGATACATCTGCAATAACAACAGAATGGGCAATGGCAGAACTTCTTCGAAACCGTGAAGTACTCCAGAAACTGAGGAGAGAACTCATCGAAGTTATCGGCACGGACCGTGCAATGCAAGATTCAGACATTGATCAACTACCATATCTTCAAGCAGTAGTGAAAGAGACACTAAGACTCCACCCACCAGTGCCTCTTCTCTTGCCCTACAAAGCAGTGAACAATGTAGAAATACTTGGCTTTAACGTTCCCAAGAACTCTCGAGTCCTAGTCAATGCATGGGCACTAGGCAGAGACCCAAAGTACTGGAACGACGATCCACTGTTGTTTTGTCCAGAGAGGTTTTTGGGTTCCAATGATTTGGACTTCAAAGGGAGAGACTTTGAGTATATACCATTTGGTGCTGGTAGAAGAATTTGTCCAGGATTGCCTCTTGCGACTCGTATGGTTCATTTGATTCTGGGTTCGATTGTTCATGAGTTTGATTGGAAGCTGCCTGAGGATGTTGTCTCCCCTATGGAGCTTAACATGGAAGAGATGTTTGGTGCTACTCTTAAGAAAGCTGTGCCACTTTGTGCTATCCCCATCCAAGCCAATAACAATTGA
- the LOC120016364 gene encoding DEAD-box ATP-dependent RNA helicase 5-like: protein MGRKLQEASPFSEPVALETKARDKREKKHKRSNIEQQNDANMKRKLEATKLEESTIKDYTKKEKKKMHQNETVIGKESEVCERQEELNSENGRTGDGGNGGEETVVVTGKNSEETKYTPLKSFQDSKLPENVLDCCKDFKRPSPIQAHAWPFLLHGRDFIGIAKTGSGKTLAFGVPGIMHVFSKRKDKISKRVNPLCLVLSPTRELADQISNVLHNAGEPCGVKSVCLYGGTSKRPQISALKSGVDIVIGTAGRLEDLIEMNKCNLSEVSFVVLDEADRMLDMGFEPEVRFILSKTCSARQMVMFSATWPTDVHRLAQDFMDPNPVKVVIGSEDLSANHDVMQIVEVLDERSRFDHLVALLEKYHKSQRNRVLVFVLYKEEAKCLEPMLQKRGWTAVSIHGDKSQHGRTKALSLFKKGSCPLMVATDVAARGLDIPDVEVVINYSFPLTTEDYVHRIGRTGRAGRKGVAHTFFTDHNRNLAGELVNVLREAGQNVPAALLKFGTHVKKKESKLYGTHFREISSDAPKAKKIRFDDSGDE, encoded by the exons ATGGGTCGAAAGCTCCAAGAAGCTTCTCCTTTCAGCGAACCAGTAGCCCTAGAAACCAAAGCAAGAgacaagagagagaagaagcacAAAAGGTCTAATATTGAGCAGCAAAATGATGCGAATATGAAGCGAAAGCTTGAAGCGACCAAGCTTGAAGAGAGCACGATCAAGGACTACacgaagaaggaaaagaagaagatgcacCAAAATGAAACAGTGATCGGGAAGGAAAGCGAGGTCTGTGAAAGGCAAGAAGAATTAAATTCCGAAAATGGCAGAACTGGTGATGGGGGTAATGGCGGTGAAGAGACGGTGGTGGTGACTGGGAAGAATTCGGAAGAGACAAAGTACACGCCGCTGAAGTCCTTTCAGGACTCCAAGTTGCCAGAAAATGTCTTGGATTGCTGCAAGGATTTCAAGCGTCCATCTCCAATCCAGGCTCATGCCTGGCCTTTCTTGCTGCATGGTCGTGACTTTATTGGAATTGCGAAGACTGGTTCAG GTAAGACTTTGGCTTTTGGGGTACCGGGGATAATGCATGTTTTCAGCAAGAGAAAGGATAAAATTTCGAAGAGGGTGAATCCACTTTGCCTTGTGCTATCTCCCACAAGGGAACTAGCTGATCAA ATTTCTAATGTTCTACACAATGCTGGTGAGCCTTGTGGAGTGAAGTCAGTTTGTTTGTATGGAGGCACATCAAAGCGACCTCAAATTTCTGCCCTGAAGTCGGGCGTT GACATTGTAATTGGAACTGCAGGTCGTTTAGAGGATCTTATTGAAATGAATAAATGCAACCTCTCTGAGGTATCTTTTGTG GTTCTCGATGAAGCAGACCGAATGCTTGACATGGGATTTGAACCAGAAGTTCGATTCATTTTGAGCAAGACCTGTTCTG CTCGCCAGATGGTAATGTTCAGCGCTACATGGCCAACAGATGTTCATAGACTAGCTCAGGACTTCATGGATCCTAATCCTGTTAAG GTTGTCATAGGGTCAGAAGATTTGTCTGCCAACCATGATGTTATGCAGATAGTTGAG GTCTTGGATGAACGTTCACGGTTCGATCATCTGGTTGCTTTGCTAGAGAAATATCACAAATCCCAGAG GAACAGAGTCTTGGTTTTTGTATTGTACAAGGAGGAAGCCAAATGTCTTGAACCAATGCTTCAAAAGAG AGGTTGGACTGCTGTTTCAATTCATGGTGACAAATCACAACATGGGCGTACGAAAGCACTATCATTGTTCAAGAAGGGAAGCTGTCCCCTGATG GTAGCTACTGACGTTGCTGCTCGAGGACTTGACATTCCTGATGTTGAGGTTGTTATCAACTATAGCTTCCCTCTCACGACAGAGGATTATGTCCATAGAATAGGAAGAACCGGACGAGCTGGAAGGAAGGGTGTTGCTCACACATTTTTTACAGATCATAATAGG AACCTTGCTGGGGAGCTGGTGAATGTACTCAGGGAAGCTGGGCAAAATGTGCCAGCTGCCCTTCTGAAATTCGGTACTCATGTAAAGAAAAAG GAGTCAAAGCTATACGGAACCCACTTCAGAGAAATCTCTTCAGATGCACCAAAGGCTAAAAAAATAAGATTTGATGACTCAGGTGATGAATGA
- the LOC120016367 gene encoding uncharacterized protein LOC120016367, giving the protein MFSRIDARDLLEKKHPADWWNTYGDDVPELQRFAIRVLSLTCSSSGCERNWSAFEMVHTKKRNRLHQKKMNDLVFVMYNSKLKNKKFRSMELPTFEDIGSDNEWITEGGVDVPSPNEDVNAQIVEPVGNDGIHDMTIELDSNPIEDEDIEENVNMEEGEGDEYNGSDGGGSGEDDDLDDLC; this is encoded by the exons ATGTTTTCTAGGATTGATGCTAGGGATTTATTAGAGAAAAAGCATCCTGCTGATTGGTGGAACACTTATGGAGATGATGTTCCCGAACTTCAAAGATTTGCTATTCGAGTGCTTAGTTTAACTTGTAGCTCTTCTGGATGCGAGCGTAACTGGAGTGCATTTGAGATG GTTCATACCAAGAAAAGGAATCGTCTTCaccaaaagaagatgaatgacTTGGTGTTTGTGATGTACAATTCCAAattgaagaataagaaatttaGAAGTATGGAGTTGCCAACCTTTGAAGATATTGGTTCAGATAATGAATGGATCACGGAGGGAGGTGTGGATGTTCCTTCTCCTAATGAGGATGTCAATGCTCAAATTGTTGAACCGGTTGGAAATGATGGGATTCATGATATGACaattgaacttgatagcaacccaattgaggatgaagatatagaagaaaatgtgaatatggaggagggagagggagatgaaTATAATGGGAGTGATGGTGGTGGGAGTGGTGAAGATGATGATCTTGATGATTTGTGTTAA